In Cryptomeria japonica unplaced genomic scaffold, Sugi_1.0 HiC_scaffold_914, whole genome shotgun sequence, the following are encoded in one genomic region:
- the LOC131050541 gene encoding protein MNN4-like yields MAASSEKTAPSNNRQGGGNNEIVEVFSIPISTKKRKRGEESKNERHTSSKGKEKQEKPTPASAAKKVRFQEEVTTETKEIDERENSILKRRKESSLVENDKKKGEGKEKHSSVEVLDHIHTKNMIEGCVKSMISEAKQEFGKEIKSIMDAFQNKVRQGNEKRKGSASYKHRADMFDSLPCSHYIRSDMLEAPLSDFEIEELNEKWRQVQEIELKARIGRVALMNEELQMRMARIRKESNDKRC; encoded by the exons ATGGCGGCTTCTTCAGAGAAAACCGCGCCATCAAATAATAGGCAGGGCGGAGGGAACAATGAAATTGTTGAGGTTTTTTCAATACCCATTTCAACGAAGAAGCGCAAGAGAGGAGAAGAGTCGAAAAATGAGAGGCATACAAGTAGCAAAGGCAAGGAGAAACAAGAAAAACCTACACCTGCCTCCGCTGCAAAGAAAGTCAGATTCCAGGAGGAGGTAACAACTgagaccaaagaaattgatgaaagGGAAAACAGCATTTTGAAGAGGAGAAAAGAGAGCAGTCTGGTGGAGAATGATAAAAAAAAAGGTGAAGGGAAAGAAAAACACTCAAGTGTTGAG GTGCTGGATCACATTCACACCAAGAATATGATTGAGGGGTGTGTGAAATCTATGATAAGTGAAGCAAAACAAGAATTTGGGAAAGAGATCAAGAGTATTATGGATGCCTTTCAAAATAAGGTGAGACAAGGAAATGAGAAGCGCAAAGGGTCAGCCTCTTACAAGCACAGGGCTGATATGTTTGATAGTTTACCATGTTCTCATTACATAAGAAGCGATATGTTGGAAGCCCCACtgagtgattttgaaattgaagaactaAACGAGAAGTGGCGGCAGGTGCAAGAAATTGAGTTGAAAGCTAGGATTGGACGAGTTGCGTTAATGAATGAAGAACTGCAAATGAGGATGGCGCGAATTCGTAAGGAGTCGAATGATAAACGTTGTTAG